A region from the Dinoroseobacter shibae DFL 12 = DSM 16493 genome encodes:
- a CDS encoding DUF1491 family protein: MARLAAGLWVQAYMMRCQIEGIPVYVEARGDGTAGAVIVKLCTLDGKARAYERRYDLMRDTRSWEVLVEGDEAEVDAALARARSRDPDLWIVAVEDRAGRHLLDQPGLEG; this comes from the coding sequence GTGGCGCGGCTGGCGGCCGGGTTGTGGGTGCAGGCCTACATGATGCGCTGCCAGATCGAGGGCATCCCGGTCTATGTGGAGGCCCGCGGCGACGGCACCGCCGGGGCGGTGATCGTCAAGCTGTGCACGCTGGACGGCAAGGCCCGCGCCTATGAGCGGCGCTATGATCTGATGCGCGACACCCGGTCCTGGGAGGTTCTGGTCGAGGGCGACGAGGCGGAGGTGGACGCGGCCCTGGCCCGCGCCCGGTCGCGGGATCCGGACCTGTGGATCGTCGCGGTGGAGGACCGCGCCGGGCGGCATCTGCTGGACCAGCCCGGGCTGGAGGGCTGA
- the recO gene encoding DNA repair protein RecO, whose amino-acid sequence MIEWREEGVLLSVRPHGETSVIVEAFTRAHGRHLGVVRGGVSRKLAPVLQPGAQLDLRWKARLEDHMGAFTVEPVRGRAAAVLGDRLALSAMSSALALARFSLAERAAYPGFYDQTVALLDALAEGTGWLPAYLDWEMALLDQMGFGLDLSGCAVRGVNEDLAFVSPRTGRAVSRQAAGAWVDRLLPLPEVMLGGPAHLHGVLEGLTTTGHFLEHKLAPALGNRPPPEARARFIDVLSRAR is encoded by the coding sequence TTGATCGAGTGGCGGGAAGAGGGTGTGCTTCTGTCCGTGCGGCCCCATGGGGAGACCTCGGTGATCGTCGAGGCCTTCACCCGGGCCCATGGCCGCCATCTGGGCGTGGTGCGGGGCGGGGTGTCGCGCAAGCTGGCCCCGGTGCTCCAGCCCGGCGCGCAGCTCGACCTGCGCTGGAAGGCGCGGTTGGAGGATCACATGGGCGCGTTCACGGTGGAGCCGGTGCGCGGGCGGGCGGCGGCGGTGCTGGGCGACCGGCTGGCCCTGTCGGCGATGAGTTCGGCCCTGGCGCTGGCGCGGTTTTCCCTGGCGGAGCGGGCGGCCTACCCCGGCTTCTACGACCAGACGGTCGCCCTGCTGGATGCACTGGCCGAAGGCACCGGGTGGTTGCCCGCCTATCTCGATTGGGAGATGGCGCTGCTCGATCAGATGGGGTTCGGGTTGGATTTGTCGGGCTGCGCGGTGCGCGGGGTGAACGAGGACCTGGCCTTCGTCTCGCCGCGGACCGGGCGGGCGGTGTCGCGACAGGCCGCCGGGGCCTGGGTCGACCGGCTGCTGCCCTTGCCGGAGGTGATGCTGGGCGGGCCAGCGCATCTGCACGGGGTGCTGGAGGGGCTGACGACCACCGGGCATTTCCTGGAACACAAACTTGCGCCCGCATTGGGCAATCGGCCCCCGCCCGAGGCGCGGGCGCGGTTTATCGACGTGCTGTCCCGGGCGCGCTGA
- a CDS encoding acyl-CoA dehydrogenase family protein, translating to MPHDGQDLSLNDAQTVVLPDLLNLTAAAVPPVEAVLEKAVAILKTQLAVDGRISGALVEEHQTASHGLAWLATYAQSLRQMQKWAETLQADGKFGEVEQLIHQIAFGEYLWQLYGGIPMSQGEILRLQDIGLSQDDQRGLMTPEIQTLTRSGNTQAARTRLVELMQERAAEITVGATGLDDELEMIREQFRRFSVDKVEPHAHEWHLKDELIPMEIIEELAEMGVFGLTIPEEYGGFGLSKASMCVVSEELSRGYIGVGSLGTRSEIAAELIICGGTEEQKQKWLPRLASAETLPTAVFTEPNTGSDLGALRTRAVQDENGDWKVTGNKTWITHAARTHVMTLLARTKPDTTDHRGLSMFLAEKTPGTDEAPFPTEGMTGGEIEVLGYRGMKEYELAFDNFHVKGENLLGGEEGKGFKQLMETFESARIQTAARAIGVAQSALDVSMQYAIDRKQFGKSLINFPRVSGKLAMMAVEIMVARQLTYFSAFEKDEGRRCDVEAGMAKLLGARVAWAAADNGLQIHGGNGFALEYGISRILCDARILNIFEGAAEIQAQVIARRLLG from the coding sequence ATGCCCCATGATGGACAGGATCTTTCCCTGAACGATGCCCAGACCGTGGTTCTGCCGGACCTGCTGAACCTGACCGCGGCTGCCGTGCCCCCGGTCGAGGCGGTGCTCGAAAAGGCCGTCGCGATCCTGAAGACGCAACTGGCCGTGGACGGACGCATCTCCGGGGCCCTGGTCGAAGAGCACCAGACCGCCTCCCACGGGCTGGCTTGGCTGGCGACCTATGCCCAATCCCTGCGCCAGATGCAGAAGTGGGCCGAAACCCTGCAAGCCGACGGCAAGTTCGGCGAGGTGGAGCAGCTGATCCACCAGATCGCCTTCGGCGAATACCTCTGGCAGCTCTATGGCGGCATTCCGATGTCCCAGGGCGAAATCCTGCGCCTTCAGGATATCGGGCTGAGCCAGGACGACCAGCGCGGCCTGATGACCCCCGAGATCCAGACCCTGACGCGGTCCGGCAACACCCAGGCCGCCCGCACCCGCCTGGTCGAGCTGATGCAGGAACGCGCGGCGGAAATCACCGTCGGCGCCACCGGCCTCGATGACGAGCTGGAGATGATCCGCGAGCAGTTCCGCCGCTTCTCCGTCGACAAGGTCGAGCCACACGCCCATGAATGGCACCTCAAGGACGAGCTGATCCCGATGGAGATCATCGAGGAGCTTGCCGAGATGGGCGTGTTCGGGCTGACCATCCCCGAGGAATATGGCGGTTTCGGCCTGTCCAAGGCCTCGATGTGCGTCGTCTCGGAAGAGCTGTCGCGCGGCTATATCGGCGTCGGCTCCCTCGGCACCCGGTCCGAGATCGCCGCTGAGCTGATCATCTGCGGCGGCACCGAAGAGCAGAAGCAGAAATGGCTCCCGCGCCTGGCCTCCGCCGAAACCCTGCCCACCGCCGTCTTCACCGAGCCCAACACCGGCTCGGACCTCGGTGCGTTGCGCACCCGCGCGGTGCAGGACGAGAATGGCGACTGGAAGGTGACCGGCAACAAGACCTGGATCACCCACGCCGCCCGCACCCATGTGATGACCCTGCTCGCGCGCACCAAGCCGGACACGACCGACCATCGCGGCCTGTCGATGTTCCTGGCCGAAAAGACCCCGGGCACCGACGAGGCCCCCTTCCCGACCGAAGGCATGACCGGCGGCGAGATCGAGGTGCTCGGCTATCGCGGCATGAAGGAATACGAGCTGGCCTTCGACAACTTCCACGTCAAGGGCGAGAACCTGCTGGGCGGCGAAGAAGGCAAGGGCTTCAAGCAGCTCATGGAAACGTTTGAGTCCGCCCGCATCCAGACCGCCGCCCGCGCCATCGGCGTTGCGCAATCCGCGCTCGATGTGTCCATGCAGTATGCGATCGACCGCAAGCAGTTCGGCAAGTCGCTCATCAACTTCCCCCGCGTCTCGGGCAAGCTGGCGATGATGGCGGTCGAAATCATGGTCGCGCGGCAGCTGACCTATTTCTCGGCCTTCGAGAAGGACGAGGGCCGCCGCTGCGATGTGGAGGCCGGCATGGCCAAGCTGCTCGGTGCCCGCGTGGCCTGGGCCGCCGCCGATAACGGGCTGCAGATCCACGGCGGCAACGGCTTTGCCCTGGAATACGGCATCAGCCGCATCCTGTGCGACGCGCGGATCCTCAACATCTTCGAGGGCGCCGCCGAGATCCAGGCCCAGGTCATCGCCCGCCGCCTGCTCGGCTGA
- a CDS encoding sulfite exporter TauE/SafE family protein, with product MDLFLSLSELTLAFLVLCAVFAGVVKGAVGFAMPLILMSGLSAVVPVPVALAGLMVPSLVMNLWQALRGGVGALSLTARTHWRLVALVLVFIALSGQLVLAVPERILSLMIGVPIALYATSQLLGWRLRIAPAYRRRAELGTGVIAGFFGGFSGIWGPPIVAYLVALDTPKAEQVRTQGLLYGLASCALVLTHLRTGVANVETLTFSAMLLVPAAAGMAMGLWLQDRMDQDRFRQATLVFLLLAGLNLVRRGIM from the coding sequence ATGGATCTGTTTCTGTCCCTGTCCGAGCTGACGCTCGCGTTTCTGGTGCTTTGTGCGGTCTTTGCCGGTGTGGTGAAGGGGGCGGTGGGGTTCGCGATGCCGCTGATCCTGATGTCCGGGCTGTCGGCGGTGGTGCCGGTGCCGGTGGCGCTGGCCGGTTTGATGGTGCCGTCGCTGGTGATGAACCTGTGGCAGGCGCTGCGCGGCGGGGTGGGCGCCCTGTCGCTGACGGCGCGGACGCATTGGCGGCTGGTGGCGCTGGTTCTGGTGTTCATCGCGCTTTCGGGACAGTTGGTGCTGGCTGTGCCGGAGCGGATCTTGTCGCTGATGATCGGGGTCCCGATCGCGCTTTATGCCACGAGCCAACTTCTGGGCTGGCGGTTGCGCATCGCGCCTGCCTATCGGCGGCGGGCCGAATTGGGGACGGGCGTGATAGCCGGTTTTTTCGGCGGGTTCTCGGGGATTTGGGGTCCGCCCATCGTGGCCTATCTCGTGGCGCTGGATACGCCCAAGGCCGAGCAGGTGCGGACGCAGGGGCTTCTGTACGGTCTGGCGAGTTGCGCGCTGGTGCTGACGCATTTGCGGACCGGGGTGGCCAATGTGGAAACCCTGACCTTTTCGGCGATGCTTCTGGTGCCGGCGGCGGCGGGCATGGCGATGGGATTGTGGTTGCAGGACCGGATGGATCAGGATCGGTTCCGGCAGGCGACGCTGGTCTTCCTGCTTCTGGCAGGTCTGAACCTGGTGCGGCGCGGGATTATGTGA
- a CDS encoding lysophospholipid acyltransferase family protein — MPDRIEQPYDGRNLSYAKTFTNPWASALIRTMEWGTGKIRLLRLIRKFEKQGVPSGQGFWRPALDTMGIALTTPAEQIARIPRTGPVIIVANHPHGLVDGMILADLIGRVRTDYKILTRSLLTDVEEIQQFMIPVPFPHEDDALQKNLDMRKQAMAHLAAGGVIVIFPSGVVASSETMFGPAIEAEWNPFTAKMILRSGAKVVPIRFTGQNSRWYQIANQISPVLRQGLLLHEVVHSLNKPQAPIVGEPLTADEIAARKDNPRGFMEWLREKTLSLT, encoded by the coding sequence ATGCCCGACCGCATCGAGCAACCCTATGACGGTCGCAACCTGTCCTATGCCAAGACCTTCACCAACCCCTGGGCCTCGGCGCTGATCCGGACCATGGAATGGGGGACCGGCAAGATCCGCCTGCTGCGCCTGATCCGAAAATTCGAGAAACAGGGCGTGCCCTCGGGCCAGGGCTTCTGGCGCCCGGCACTCGACACGATGGGGATTGCCCTGACCACGCCCGCAGAGCAGATCGCCCGCATCCCCAGGACCGGTCCGGTCATCATCGTGGCCAACCACCCGCACGGGCTGGTCGACGGGATGATCCTCGCGGACCTGATCGGTCGGGTGCGCACCGATTACAAGATCCTGACGCGCTCGCTGCTCACGGATGTGGAAGAGATCCAGCAATTCATGATCCCCGTGCCCTTCCCGCACGAGGACGATGCGCTGCAGAAAAACCTCGACATGCGCAAGCAGGCCATGGCCCACTTGGCCGCGGGCGGTGTCATCGTGATTTTCCCGTCCGGAGTGGTCGCCTCGTCCGAGACCATGTTCGGCCCGGCGATCGAAGCGGAATGGAACCCGTTCACCGCCAAGATGATCCTGCGCAGCGGCGCCAAGGTGGTGCCGATCCGGTTCACCGGCCAGAATTCGCGTTGGTACCAGATCGCCAATCAGATTTCTCCGGTACTGCGCCAGGGGCTGCTGCTCCATGAGGTCGTACACTCCCTGAACAAGCCGCAGGCCCCGATCGTGGGCGAACCGCTCACCGCCGACGAAATCGCGGCGCGCAAGGACAACCCCCGCGGCTTCATGGAATGGCTGCGCGAGAAGACGCTCAGCCTCACATAA
- a CDS encoding HPr family phosphocarrier protein, translating to MIRQELKIINEKGLHARASAKFVECVEAHDASAEVEKDGLSASGDSIMGLLMLAASKGTSIQVETKGPAAEELAKALEQLVANRFGENY from the coding sequence ATGATCCGCCAGGAACTGAAGATTATCAACGAGAAGGGCCTGCATGCGCGGGCCTCTGCGAAATTCGTCGAATGCGTCGAAGCCCATGATGCCAGCGCCGAGGTCGAAAAGGACGGGCTGTCGGCGTCGGGCGACTCGATCATGGGGCTGCTAATGCTGGCTGCTTCCAAGGGCACATCGATCCAGGTGGAAACGAAGGGCCCCGCCGCCGAAGAGCTTGCCAAGGCCCTCGAACAGCTCGTCGCCAACAGGTTCGGGGAGAACTACTGA